TCCTGAGAAAACTGTCAGTTTGTGCACTTAAAGGTCAACACTGATGGTGAATAAACGAAGCTGATTCCAACCATCAGACAAAAGGACTGCAAGAGAAAGGTATATATGTATGTACTCAATTTCTGACTTCTTTtaaagatttttgaaaaaattgtggAATCTTACCAAGGTAAGGCAGGATCTTGGTAATAGTCCTCTGAGAAGCAATCATTGAGATGTTGCTGCAAGCAATTCTCATTTGAACTCAACCAGGACGGGAACTCCATGACCTCATCAAAGGGTTGGTAACCATCATCCTCAGCCCTCAATTCAGGTCCAATATCCATATCCTTCAAGCACTTGAACCACCAGGCTGATGTGACCAGGTTCATGGCATCATTCCACTCCATCTGGTGCTGCTCCCCAATTGACCTGATCTCTGCTATCTCTTCATCGGCCACCACCTGATGCAACCCTCCACCGCCACTAAGTGACCCTGACTCAGTGGCCTCAGCCACAGCCACCATGGGAGGCCCCTCGGAAGAAGAAGCCCCCAATGAAGGAGGACCCTCCTCCGCAGCAACAGACAAGGGAGgagaggaagatgatgatggagatgaGGCTGAGTAGATGGATGGTGGGTTGTTACCATTGTGGTAAAGATTGGTCTCTACGAGGTTGTCAAAATCATGGAAATTCAGATTGAGCCCTAAGGGCTGGTTTGGGAGCGTGAAGTTCAGGCTCTCAGCAGCAGGTAAAGGGGAAATTGGAGAAATTGGCCAGGAGGAAAAAGGGTttggaggaggtggtggaggaTATGAGAAAGAGGGGTATGCAagatttccaaaataatttgaggAAAAGGCATGGCTTGATGAATGGCTAATCTTTTGGTACATTCTGGGCactatttttccttcttcaggACATGGTTGAGGTTGTGGATGAATTGATGGTGGCGGCGATGATTGCTGCTGCTGAAGTTGATCCCTTTCTTGTTGTAGCTGTTTCTCTTGGGCTTCTTTCATAGCTGCTCTGTGGAATTTCAGTGCAGTGACAATCTCTCTCCTAGCCTCAGCCATATTCAGAAGCCTTTCTTGGTAAGGCCTACTGGTATGGAGTCTCCTCCTAACCTGCTTTTTGTGGGGTGGTGGAGGTTGCTGAGATTGTTGTTGGGTTTCACTGAAAGCCTCTCGAAATTTGGCTAAACTTTGGGCAGAGAAACCATCGCTATCGACGGACTCCGGATCCTGTTGTGAGCTCATGGGATCTTTGGTTCTTGATGAGGTCAATTGTTTCACCAAGCTACGGATGTAAGCACCAGAAAGATGAGCCTCTTCCTTGAGCTTACAGGGCTTATTGTCTATTTCCATTGCCTCTCTGGTCTCTCGTTTTGAAGATCTACCCATAATATGCCTTCTTGGGTGTGTTGTGATTCCTCAGTGTAGGTAGAAAGGTAATATAGAGAAACGGTGGTTAAGGAGAATCAtgggtttcttttttcttacacTCTGAAAGACActatgcagagagagagagagagacagaaggCAGAAGCTGATCCTGAGATGTCCTAAGGAGGGTCTCATGGATGCGTGATATAAATAGCTTGGGCCAGTCTAGAGTTTTTAaactttcttggatttttccctGTTTTGGCAAACATGTTTGTTACCATTTTATTAGCAGCTATAATAAATGGGCAGTTAGGAAGGATCTTCTTGTTCCTTAAGTACCCTCCTCTTTCACCTCTTTCACCAACTCACCAACATCTTGTGAAATACTAGCTTCTTTACCTCGGCAAAGGTTTACTCCCAGTAGAGAATACACAAAAGGGTAAACACCACCAAACCAACTCAATgctttccaaaaaagaaaagaaaatgactgATAGCTCATTTGGCAGTCCTGTAGCTTTTAGTGCTAAAATATGCCGGGTTGTGTTGTGccataattgtgccaattagaGGTGTTCGCAAGCATAAGTGCAAGACTATAAATCCTAAGCTGTTGAAAAGATAGTATCTGATGATAGAGCTACTTTTGCCAACAGAAAGCTAAGGTGTTAAAGCACTCAAATCTCAGGTTCCAAAATCACCTTGGCTACTGAGATGCCTGGACTTGTGAAGTGCCGCCAAACACCTCATTGCACTGCCTAACAAATTCTAAAGCAGCAAATGAGCTTCACATATTTGTCTACAGATTCGTCCTAATACCGAACTTCATTCACCAAGATATGCAGAAGCTTCCTCGAGAATGCATCTTTTTCTTCCATACTTGACAGCGAAAAAGGATAGATATGCATTCAATTTAAGTGTGTGAAAGATCATTTCACTGAAGCATCAAACCAAGCACACAAGTACAAGTAATCCTAAAAGTTAGTCCTCTTTATGCAAAGGTGACGACCCTTTTTCTCTAGGTTGTTCGTATACCTTAAAGTTGGATTCTTGGGTTGATGGGGAAGTAGGGTTCTTTTTAATAACATGGGTGAATCTTGGTTTGTAATTTTCTATTCCCacggtgatttttttttttctcgatctAAAAAGGGTATTTTGGGCAATGAAACAAGGGTGGGCATGCTGAGATTTTGGCTTGAAAATAACAAGGGAAGAGGCTCCAAAAGAACGTCAGCAAAAGCCTAGAGAGACTGACAGAAGAATATCCATTACTGTTGTAACCTTCTCTATTATCTTCTTTTCATATAAATGAGtctgtggaaaaaaaaaaaattttcctttttttctgctGAAAGAAATCCTCTAAGATGATTTAAGTCTGTTCAAGAAACAAAGAATTTGGACCTTTTCAAAAGACAGTATGTTAAAAGACAGAAATGCTCCataccactctctctctctcttccctttgattactttttttcctttctcttttgcaTCTTTCTctacatattttgatttttaatggACGCTCCAACTCTCTTGACTCTAATTGGAGGAAGCAGAGGCAAGGCTTCTGTCTTTTAGCAGAGCTTCCAGACAGCAACAGTAATGAAAATTAAAGGCCAAAGAGAGGAAAATTACTGCTGCAACAGATTGATGGACATGAAACATGCACCCTATAAATGGTAAAGGCAAGgtagaattaaaaataaataaataaataaaatggttCACCAAACTTGTTGCAAGAGTAAACTTGTATTGTTGAAAGGGATTAACTACGTCATTAGATCAGTAAAACAAGAAATATTAATTTCCAGAACAAAACTAAAACTCAACTTTGATCTGTCAACTGGTCCACTCCATCCGATTCAAGCAAGTCAAATTTttccatggagagagagagagagattattagGTTAAAAAGCAGTCTGCCCCGAGAGGGTAAACTAAGGTTTTACACTGTTACATCAACAAACGCACGGCAATGAATCAGAGTATCAATCAAATCATTGTCAGGCAAATGAAATTTGCCAACAGTGTTACTGAAAAGAGCCAGTTTTCTTACTGTTTTGCCAACTCTGAAACCCCTGCTCCACGAAGCTTTAAGCAGCTGCCCTCGATGTCCAATAGGAAGCCAAGACACTGGCACTACCCTTCATCACCAGAAAATTAGAACTATTGGCAAACCCTGCACTTAAGAAATTGAACCGACAGCTTAGTCGTAATCATATTGTGGTCTGGAGGTGGAATAGTATAACAAGTCTAATCCTTCTTGAACAGGCAATTTAAGTGTTGTGTGTTACAATAAATCTGGTTAATTAAGAGTTGCCTAATCGACCAATTTGGCTCAATACTTAACTTGATCAACCTCAAGCTCCTCATCTGCCTCCCACTCCCAGACCAGTAAGCCAATTTTTGTCAACAGTAAATATTGTCAAGACCAACATTGGCAATCCAGCTCACATCAAGTGTCGCAACCATACTACAAGTGACAGAACTGGCATCTCTGAAGTGAGTGTCGAAAAATTGTAGGCACAAATagttgaaatcatttttcctataGTAGATAAGCAAGTAATCCCCAAATGTAGTTACCGGCTTGCCAAAACATCATGCTTCCAGGCGACAGTGACATTCTTCAAGATAAAAGTAGTGCAGCTGTGAATTTGAAACCCTTGTTTGCCAGCAGAAATCTTTGATGACATTCACATTTTCCTATAAGATAAAGGCTCAAAGATGGAACAAGTTATATCCTAAAAGATACATTACGCATCACACTCAATCTCGCTCTTCCTCCAACAAGAAGTATCCTAGAAGATGCACCATTCAAAATTTGTCCATCTTTCACGACCGCAAGATTCAAACTCTAAAGGCCCTTCAAAAAAGTTTTATTTAGCAGATCAAAACCTTAATCTAACAAACAGCATCATCACAGGGTAGTAAAATTCGCGCCTCCTATTGTTCTGCCTCTAGCCATAAATCCTCTGAGTATCATAGAGGGCGAGTATTTACTTCTGTCAATGTCTCAGCTTAGACACTTGCACTCTTTCCCTGCAAGACACACAGcttttggctctctctctccagcatCTCACCATCTGTTAATAATAGTGAGTGAGTCCCCAACTTATTTCTCTATGCCCAGCCAatgcaaattaccaaaatgtgGTCCTTGCATTGACAGCTTGATTCTTGCTGAGACACGTCCTTCTGATCCAATTTCAATGTCCTGGCTTCCACCACTACATTCTAACCTTTCCCATTATCACCggcaacaaatttttttcattggggCTACTTTTTTCCACTTACCCTTTTGTTTGTTTAACATAACTAAGTGATATTAGGCACCAAAAGGATTTCCAACATCCAGAAACGACAATCACTCAATCAAGAAGTACAtctaagttttttttccccctcgcGACGGTCAAATAGGAGCTTCAGcaggaacaaataaaaaatcatataaaattccaaaagatCATGATATgtgaaaaacacaagaaaccAATCATGAGGtcccaaaaaatgaaattattatgCAGGGGGGAAGAAACCGAGGAGTGTAATGGAAACACAACGACATCTGAACAGAAACAAGTAGCGTGAATTGCAGGATGAGGAATGCCAAAGGGAAAATAAATAGTTTATTCGCGGAAATAATACCAAAGTTAATATTTTtaaaggagaaagagaaaaaactgCAGTAAAGAGAAGGAAGGGGAGGACTCAGCTGTTGGGTTTTCTGCTTGTAGATAAAGATGGATGGCTTCtttcttcagagagagagagagagagaaagtagagagagaagcttccaCCAATCGGGCTTACGCGCAGGCGACTCTCCCTGATTAACAAAGATGACTTTGACGAATCACTCTTGCCCACCCACCACCCCCCAACAAACAGTCaaatctccctttctctctctccggtCAGAGAAAGAAGCGATTTTTCGTTTACCCTTTTTATCCATTTTGCAGCAGGGAAACTATGTAAGagaatccgaccaaaaaaaatataaaaactgtgTAAGAGAAAAAAGGGGTGGAACACGCCCGATCTCGGGGAGGTAGAAACATTTGAGAACTCGATTGCTGATGAATGAATCAGGCTGGGACAGAGAGAGACTGCACAGGTCAGCTGGACCATTGCATTCTTGCTCGCCCTCTATTCCCCACGAATAGGATGATTGGAGTCGAAGTGATTTAGAAGTTAGAACTCTTTTTGCTTGAATAAGGAAGAAAACCACCCTTTCTTAGATCACCAAATAAAAAAtcgggttaatatcacaaaaaatatcaaattgataaattattgataaatttactcctaGTGACACCTAAAATCGGCTTGGGCTTTAAAAAGCTCGAAGGCTCGCATAACGACATGGGCTTGAAGACCTAGAGCTTTCGGAACGTTTTCGGATCGTCACCCGAGCAAAAGAAACATCAACCACAAAATCGGTACATAACAACGATAGTAGATAAGTCAGATGACCATTGCTTAGTGAATAAGACAAACATTCATCGACGCTATCCTATAATTAGGGATAGAATATACGAAAATAATCATTATCGACGAATATCCTTTGTACTCTGTTATAAGCAATCGGGGACGAATCTTTGTAAAGAATTCACGATCTATAATACTTATCAATTTCCTCTGCAATTTAAGTTATCTActttttccaacaaaaaaaaaaagttatctaCTTTTACTATCTTGTTCCAGTTATCTTTATTGTTCAATGTATCTTTTATTCGCATAGTGACTTTCTGGAATTGCCACAAAAACCTGATTAAATATTAAAGACGAGGATCCAAACCTTTGGTGAAAATCTATCGTCACGGACATTTCTAGGGAAACAACTCCCAACTagtttttggataaaaaaaaataaatccgcacacttgtgacaaatttatcattcattaattttcgttaatttGAGTTTATGCCATCAAAGACCCCAAgtcgatacacatgtgacaagagtaaaaatttcaaatcgatacatctgtcaattaccacgtgtcatctaacttagaaatttgacgataaaattaagaaaaactaAGGGAGGAAAAATTTATCACGTATGtgccagtttggaatttttcgtgttattaacCATAAAAGCTATCCATTttactaaaaataaatttggaacaaACTTGCCCTTAGAGATCACACCTTTTggaataaaatttattatgatttGTTTTAAACACTATTTCACCCGACAAAGTCCTCCGTTCTGCTTCTAGAAACGATAGGGACAATGGTCTTTATTTGACCAGCCTAATTTTATTTCTCTTATCCAAGGAAATAAAAGttgcaaaatttaaaaactGTTATTAGCAAGTGTCCTTTTACTTCAGGTAAATTCCGTTaggctttcgaccaaaaaaaaaatccattaagCTGGTTCATTAAATATAGAATAATGGCACGGATAGTATTTAGACTTTAATACAACGTGCGATATGATCTTAAACTTTAGCTTAATATGAAATGTAAtccctaaatattttatttattcaatgtcgTCTCTAGATTTTCGGTACATGTTCGATATAATctatgaattatatgaaaatatttaataccaTCATTTCATTGATTTAAGTTCATGGACagtattaaatattttaatataatatagataataaattgaacatgtattaaaagttcgggaatcacattaagtaaattaaaaatCGAGGGATGAGATTGCACGTTAAATAAAATTTCAggaatcatattaaataaattaaaaatttgagaatcatattaaattatttatgttatttttcctaaaatatatGATGCATAAGAGGCATAAAATTCcgcctcccaaaaaaaaaaaaaaaaaaaaaaaagaaggcccaAAACACTGTACAAAATGACGGACCTGATGTGACTAGTCATAATCGGACGGCCGTATTTCGCCACTAGGAGGTGCTGACAGTGATGACACTGTGATCCATAATCAGAAGGAGCTCTCCACGTGGGAATGAAGGCAAAAAGACGAAAAATT
This genomic interval from Rhodamnia argentea isolate NSW1041297 chromosome 4, ASM2092103v1, whole genome shotgun sequence contains the following:
- the LOC115741095 gene encoding uncharacterized protein LOC115741095, which produces MGRSSKRETREAMEIDNKPCKLKEEAHLSGAYIRSLVKQLTSSRTKDPMSSQQDPESVDSDGFSAQSLAKFREAFSETQQQSQQPPPPHKKQVRRRLHTSRPYQERLLNMAEARREIVTALKFHRAAMKEAQEKQLQQERDQLQQQQSSPPPSIHPQPQPCPEEGKIVPRMYQKISHSSSHAFSSNYFGNLAYPSFSYPPPPPPNPFSSWPISPISPLPAAESLNFTLPNQPLGLNLNFHDFDNLVETNLYHNGNNPPSIYSASSPSSSSSPPLSVAAEEGPPSLGASSSEGPPMVAVAEATESGSLSGGGGLHQVVADEEIAEIRSIGEQHQMEWNDAMNLVTSAWWFKCLKDMDIGPELRAEDDGYQPFDEVMEFPSWLSSNENCLQQHLNDCFSEDYYQDPALPCMDIGEIEGIDDGEWLS